Proteins co-encoded in one Sander vitreus isolate 19-12246 chromosome 9, sanVit1, whole genome shotgun sequence genomic window:
- the LOC144523809 gene encoding protein-glutamine gamma-glutamyltransferase K-like, whose translation MPVTTRPIRGTSGVGRFPAVTLGFGEDTEEEKEVPEESNSVKENTCRRWLRKVCPCCCPKPNEDDITNTLVTGTDDKEDEKNGEKPETGDSELDELLLKVRSIDLMKSKSGGNRTEHHTNLYQRDDFVIRRGQNFQMWITLSRPFNPSTDKLHLQLNTGPLPSVSKGTFVTIPLVEELEDGCWEAAVVTQDDKRIMLSVNSPPTAPIGRYQLTVETHCANGQAVSNHDPANDIYLLFNPWCEDDAVFMDSEVERQEYVLNDIGRVYYGTENQIGERTWNYGQFDDGILAACIFVLEKSGTPPSGWGDPVNVVRVISAMINSPDDSGVLVGNWSGDYSAGTSPTAWSGSVEILKQYHKNSGSPVKYGQCWVFACVVTTVLRCLGIPSRTVTNFSSAHDTDVSLTTDVYLDENLEPIDYLNADSIWNFHVWNDCWMARPDLPPGYGGWQAVDATPQETSQGNYRCGPASLAAVRNGQVYLKHDAPFVFAEVNSDKIYWQRNIDGTFSQIFSEKQSVGHFISTKAVGTDERNDITHLYKYPEDSEEERIAVETACSYGSKAQAYSSPTAKDVTIEVTMDGDGPEMGRDAELTIVLRNSSSEQRRLTLHSQVAVMYYTGVNKATVRKDTTDVDMLPNEVKYLDWNLEYKDYKDELIDQAALMLTLSGRVKETQQVLATQFSFRLRTPDLIIKPIGKAVVGEKMAVEISFTNPLPQVLKAMVFHVEGLGLLTARKINYGDIGSCASVSLIEHFVPTLPGPRKLLASLDCKQLTQVHGVADITVGDKSNGTL comes from the exons atGCCTGTCACAACGCGACCAATCAGAGGCACATCTGGGGTGGGTCGGTTTCCAGCTGTCACTCTCGGATTTGGGGAAGacacagaggaagagaaggaagtgCCAGAGGAAAGCAATTCTGTGAAAGAAAATACATGTCGGAGGTGGCTGCGTAAGGTTTGCCCGTGCTGCTGTCCCAAACCAAATGAGGATGACATTACGAACACCTTGGTCACGGGGACTGATGATAAGGAGGACGAGAAAAATGGCGAGAAGCCTGAGACTGGTGACAGCGAGCTTGATG AACTCCTCCTTAAAGTGCGATCAATAGACCTGATGAAAAGCAAATCAGGGGGGAACCGCACAGAGCACCACACAAACCTCTACCAAAGGGATGACTTTGTTATTCGCAGAGGACAAAATTTCCAGATGTGGATTACCCTGTCTCGACCCTTTAACCCCAGCACTGACAAACTTCACCTACAACTTAACACAG GTCCACTGCCATCAGTGTCAAAGGGAACCTTTGTAACCATCCCTTTGGTGGAGGAGTTGGAGGACGGTTGTTGGGAGGCTGCTGTTGTGACACAGGATGACAAAAGGATAATGCTCTCAGTGAATTCTCCCCCCACGGCGCCCATTGGCCGATATCAACTCACAGTGGAAACACATTGCGCAAACGGCCAGGCTGTTTCCAACCATGACCCGGCCAATGACATCTACCTGTTGTTCAACCCCTGGTGTGAAG ATGACGCAGTGTTCATGGATTCTGAGGTCGAAAGGCAGGAATATGTCCTGAATGATATCGGACGAGTCTACTACGGTACAGAGAATCAAATTGGAGAGCGGACATGGAACTATGGACAG TTTGATGATGGGATTCTTGCTGCTTGTATCTTTGTCCTGGAAAAGAGTGGAACTCCCCCATCTGGTTGGGGAGACCCGGTTAATGTGGTGAGAGTCATCTCAGCCATG ATCAATTCACCTGATGACAGTGGCGTCCTGGTAGGAAACTGGTCAGGAGACTATTCAGCTGGAACTAGTCCAACAGCTTGGAGTGGGAGTGTGGAAATCTTGAAGCAGTACCATAAAAACAGCGGGAGCCCTGTTAAGTATGGCCAGTGCTGGGTCTTTGCTTGCGTAGTCACTACAG TTTTACGGTGTTTAGGCATTCCCAGTCGAACTGTGACCAACTTCAGTTCAGCTCACGACACAGACGTCTCCTTGACAACAGATGTATACCTGGACGAGAACCTGGAGCCTATAGATTACCTCAATGCCGACTCTATCTG GAACTTCCATGTGTGGAACGACTGCTGGATGGCTCGTCCAGACTTGCCTCCAGGATATGGTGGCTGGCAAGCTGTCGATGCCACGCCTCAGGAGACCAGCCAGGGCAACTACCGCTGTGGCCCTGCTTCTCTCGCTGCTGTGCGCAATGGTCAGGTCTACCTCAAACATGACGCTCCGTTTGTGTTCGCCGAG GTGAACAGTGATAAGATATACTGGCAGAGAAACATAGATGGGACCTTCAGTCAAATCTTCAGTGAGAAACAGTCCGTGGGCCACTTCATCAGCACAAAGGCTGTTGGCACTGATGAACGCAATGATATCACACACCTTTACAAATACCCTGAAG ATTCAGAGGAGGAACGCATTGCTGTGGAAACAGCTTGTAGCTATGGCTCCAAAGCACAGGCATATTCCTCTCCCACAGCAAAGGATGTTACTATAGAAGTGACCATGGATGGTGACGGGCCTGAAATGGGAAGAGATGCAGAGCTGACCATCGTGTTGCGAAACAGCAGCTCGGAGCAACGCAGGCTCACCCTGCACAGCCAGGTGGCAGTCATGTACTACACCGGTGTCAACAAGGCCACAGTCAGAAAGGACACGACAGATGTGGACATGCTGCCCAATGAGG TAAAGTATTTGGATTGGAACCTGGAGTACAAAGACTACAAGGATGAACTGATAGACCAGGCCGCCCTGATGCTGACGCTGTCAGGCAGGGTCAAAGAAACACAGCAGGTCCTGGCCACTCAGTTCAGTTTCCGGCTCAGGACCCCAGACCTAATCATAAAG CCGATCGGGAAGGCCGTGGTAGGGGAGAAGATGGCCGTAGAGATTTCATTCACTAACCCACTGCCACAGGTGCTGAAAGCCATGGTATTCCACGTGGAAGGACTGGGCCTCCTAACTGCTCGAAAGATTAATTATGG AGATATTGGCAGTTGCGCCTCCGTGTCTCTGATTGAGCACTTTGTCCCCACCCTGCCCGGGCCGAGGAAATTACTGGCTTCATTGGACTGCAAGCAGCTCACACAGGTTCATGGGGTGGCCGACATCACTGTGGGGGACAAAAGTAATGGCACTCTATAG